The following DNA comes from Pirellulales bacterium.
CTCCGCTGCTTGATGCGCGCCGGGGCAGCCGACCGATGTTTTCCAGCCCCAACCGGAAACGAAAGCATTGGTGCAACCTCAAAGATGGCGATCCCGTTACGCACGCCATGCTAATTGGCGGCGCGGACCGTGTAAACTGCGATTGACGATGAGCGCCGTGATGCGGCTAATTTCGCGATTTAGCCGCTGTGCGGCCAGAGGCTGGCGGGTTCTTCGTGTGGTTGGCGGGCAGCCTTGAGCAAATCGATCAATTGTGCCAATTGCTCGCTGCTCAAATGTCCCAATTGCCGTTCGTGGCAGCGGCGCACCGGAGCGTCCAATTCGTTTAGCAATTCCAAGCCGGCTGGCGTAATGTTCACTTGCACCACGCGCCGATTGGCCGACAGCCGCTGGCGGGCAATCAGCCCGCGCTGTTCAAGTTTATCGAGCAGCCGGGTAATGTCCGGTGATCGGGAAATAAGCCGCCGGGCAATATCG
Coding sequences within:
- a CDS encoding MarR family transcriptional regulator, which produces MPTSAKRRQRAFDSPRQEAYLNLWRTYDRLRAVEDELFGQFYLTAQQYNALRLLRAQHSKPMPTLDIARRLISRSPDITRLLDKLEQRGLIARQRLSANRRVVQVNITPAGLELLNELDAPVRRCHERQLGHLSSEQLAQLIDLLKAARQPHEEPASLWPHSG